A window of Dehalococcoidia bacterium genomic DNA:
CACAGCGGAGGACACGATGGCGAGCGAAGCACCGACGGACGACCTCATTCGCGACATCCTTACGAACACGAGGCTTATCGCCCTCGTCGGCGCCAGCCCGGACCCATCGCGCGACAGCCACGACGTCATGCGCTTCCTGCTGCGGCGCGGCTACCACGTAGTCCCCGTGAACCCGATCTATGCCGGCCAGGAGATCCTGGGCAGGAAGGTGGTCGGCCGGCTCGTGGAAATCGGCGAGCCTATCGACATGGTCGACATCTTCAGGCGTTCGGAGGCCGCGGGTGAGGCCGTCGACGAGGCGATCGAGGCCGGCGCCAAGGCAGTCTGGATGCAGCTGAGAGTGGTGAACGAGGCGGCGGCCCAACGGGCGCGCGCGGCCGGCCTCAAGGTGGTAATGAACCGCTGCCCGAAGATCGAGATGCCGCGGCTCGGCATCGAGGGGCCGGCCGGCGGCTGAGGCAGATATCGCCGGCCCGCGGCGTCGCCCCGGACGTGACTCCAGGGCGCCCCGGCATGCGCAGCTATAATTTTGGAGTGCCGGCCGCGACCCAGACCGAACAGCGCCGTTCGCGCGTTGCGACGATCCTCGGCTCCATCGACACACCGGCTCCGACTCCGGCCGGGCCGGTGCTGTTCCTGCTTTCCGGCCTGCCGGGCGTCGGCAAGAGCACCTTCGCGCGCGGGCTGGCTGCCCGGACCGGCGCACTCGTCCTCGAAAGCGACCGTCTCCGCGCACTGCTCTTTGGTACCCCGGTGCACTCGCAGCGCGAGAGCAGCCTGCTGTTCAGCGCCATGCGGGCGGCGGCCTCGGAGCTCCTTCGCCGCGGCCACGCCGTGATAATCGACGCGACTAATGTGGGCGAGGCGGACCGGCAGCCCTTCTGCCGCCTGGCGCGGCGGCTGCAAGTGCCGCTGTCCGTCGTACTGCTGGAGGCGCCGGAGCCGGTGATCGAGTCTCGCCTGGCCCTGCGTTCGAGTGCTGCGGACGGTTATGCCTTTGCCGATGCGCACGTTTATCATCGAATGAAGGCGCGCGTAGAGCCGATCAGCGGCCCGCACATGCGCGTCGACACGTCCGATAGCAGGGCT
This region includes:
- a CDS encoding CoA-binding protein encodes the protein MASEAPTDDLIRDILTNTRLIALVGASPDPSRDSHDVMRFLLRRGYHVVPVNPIYAGQEILGRKVVGRLVEIGEPIDMVDIFRRSEAAGEAVDEAIEAGAKAVWMQLRVVNEAAAQRARAAGLKVVMNRCPKIEMPRLGIEGPAGG
- a CDS encoding ATP-binding protein, producing the protein MPAATQTEQRRSRVATILGSIDTPAPTPAGPVLFLLSGLPGVGKSTFARGLAARTGALVLESDRLRALLFGTPVHSQRESSLLFSAMRAAASELLRRGHAVIIDATNVGEADRQPFCRLARRLQVPLSVVLLEAPEPVIESRLALRSSAADGYAFADAHVYHRMKARVEPISGPHMRVDTSDSRAVERALTALTAAHGAEVGKGTRTN